A single window of Priestia filamentosa DNA harbors:
- the hag gene encoding flagellin Hag yields MRINHNISALNTYNRLSVNNNAMSKNMEKLSSGLRINRAADDAAGLSISEKMRSQIRGLDQASKNAQDGISLLQTAEGGLNETHDILQRMRELVVQAGNTGTQGTDDLSAIQKEITALQDEIGGTTDGTSKGIADRTQFNGKNLLDGTFSAQTFQIGANAVQTISVSIGDMSAKTLGSTDVKIDQIDVTDFTTTDFTKQLDSIDTAIKTVSSERSTIGAVQNRLEHTINNLNTQNENLTSAESRIRDVDMAKEMMAQTKNSILSQASQAMLTQANQQPQNVLQMLR; encoded by the coding sequence ATGAGAATTAATCACAACATTTCTGCTTTAAACACTTACAATCGTCTAAGTGTAAACAACAACGCAATGTCTAAAAACATGGAGAAGCTTTCTTCTGGTCTTCGTATTAATCGTGCAGCAGATGATGCAGCAGGCCTTTCAATCTCTGAGAAAATGCGTTCACAAATTCGTGGCTTAGATCAAGCATCTAAAAATGCACAAGATGGAATCTCTCTTCTTCAAACGGCTGAAGGTGGATTGAATGAAACTCATGATATTCTTCAACGTATGCGTGAACTAGTAGTTCAAGCTGGTAATACAGGAACACAAGGAACTGATGATCTTAGTGCTATTCAAAAAGAAATTACAGCTTTACAAGATGAAATTGGTGGAACTACTGATGGAACTAGTAAAGGAATTGCTGACAGAACGCAATTTAATGGAAAGAATTTATTAGATGGAACATTCAGCGCCCAAACTTTCCAAATTGGTGCTAATGCAGTCCAAACAATCTCTGTTTCTATTGGAGATATGAGCGCAAAAACTCTTGGAAGTACTGATGTTAAAATTGATCAAATTGATGTTACTGATTTCACAACTACTGATTTCACAAAACAATTAGATTCTATTGATACAGCCATTAAAACAGTTTCATCTGAACGTTCTACCATTGGTGCGGTTCAAAACCGATTAGAGCATACAATTAACAACTTAAACACTCAAAATGAAAACTTAACATCTGCTGAGTCTCGCATCCGTGACGTTGATATGGCTAAAGAAATGATGGCTCAAACAAAGAATTCTATTCTTTCTCAAGCTTCTCAAGCAATGCTTACTCAAGCAAATCAGCAACCTCAGAACGTGCTTCAAATGCTTCGCTAA
- a CDS encoding acyltransferase family protein, which yields MKRQHINEIFIIRAIACLSVVFLHSVNFGIEGYREVISSFEIFAYSALAMIFYFGTPTFVFISELLLAHSYKDRIPDNFIIKRVKLILVPYIIMGFLYSFMDIYNGGIELSLNTFLIESSKNVFLGDFHGYFVLIIFQFYFLHLFIRKIINKFSSKKVLLISLLINVAYLSFFKFVQPIDTPFFQYVWTRLYWIPFPGWIFYFFLGYYCGVDYFRVKHFVRKYKKAILIMPFVTLLAVFFFTYLDFFPRSSKRPDMIFYTCSVIFALFYITSLLSKVPNLLMIISKYSYGIYLTHMFFLYWLKPIYSLPIYIYIPILFILTTVLSIATVKLLNKFKVGQYIVGKIGVSSNNVRDKKIQKVS from the coding sequence ATGAAAAGGCAACACATAAATGAGATATTTATAATTAGAGCCATTGCATGTCTATCTGTCGTCTTTCTCCATTCTGTCAATTTCGGAATTGAAGGATATCGAGAAGTGATCTCAAGTTTTGAAATATTTGCATATTCAGCATTAGCAATGATTTTTTACTTCGGAACTCCTACTTTTGTTTTTATTTCAGAACTATTATTAGCTCATTCCTATAAAGATAGAATACCAGATAACTTCATAATAAAAAGAGTAAAACTTATCCTAGTACCTTATATTATTATGGGATTTCTTTACTCATTTATGGATATTTACAATGGAGGTATAGAACTTTCATTAAATACCTTCCTGATTGAATCCTCAAAAAATGTTTTCCTTGGAGATTTTCATGGATATTTCGTATTGATAATATTCCAATTTTACTTTTTACATTTATTTATCCGAAAAATAATAAATAAGTTTTCTTCTAAAAAAGTTCTTTTAATTTCGTTACTAATTAACGTTGCTTACCTTAGTTTTTTTAAATTTGTTCAACCAATTGATACCCCGTTTTTCCAATATGTTTGGACCAGATTATACTGGATTCCTTTCCCTGGTTGGATTTTCTACTTCTTCCTAGGTTATTATTGTGGGGTTGACTACTTCAGAGTAAAGCATTTTGTACGTAAATATAAAAAAGCTATATTGATAATGCCATTTGTAACCCTACTTGCTGTCTTTTTCTTTACATACCTTGATTTTTTCCCGAGATCATCTAAAAGACCAGATATGATTTTCTATACATGTAGTGTTATCTTTGCATTATTTTATATTACTTCGTTACTATCTAAGGTTCCAAATTTATTAATGATAATTAGCAAATACTCCTACGGTATCTATTTGACACACATGTTCTTTTTGTATTGGCTAAAACCTATTTATTCACTCCCTATATACATTTATATTCCAATTTTGTTTATATTGACTACTGTATTATCTATCGCAACGGTGAAATTACTTAATAAATTTAAAGTCGGTCAATATATTGTAGGTAAAATTGGGGTGAGTTCAAATAACGTGAGAGATAAAAAAATCCAAAAAGTATCATAA